One genomic segment of Mycolicibacterium psychrotolerans includes these proteins:
- a CDS encoding phospholipase D-like domain-containing protein, which produces MTAVGQSGQVLVPGVTCWRTERAGRFSRIVDGADYLYYVKEAMLGARRRIMLIGWDLDARTAFEPTGASLSGPNHLGLFLTWLVWRRPELEIYLLKSNLKLLPALDGFWFGVTPVSLVNRLTLPRMHFAVDGARPTGAVHHQKIVVIDDAVAFCGGIDLTLGRWDRREHARHDHGRSAAGHTYGPRHEVAAVVDDDAAKALADQARQRWHDATGLTLHPVTAEGPVWPRGLNPAVRDVDVAIARTLPRLRTRPEVREVEALDLAAIAQARSVIYLENQYLASRRLADALAARLREPDGPEVVIVLPRSSESRLEQESMDSARERLLRELWNADIHNRFGVYWPVTTGGMSVYVHSKVMVIDDRLLRIGSSNLNNRSLGFDSECDVAIEAGDRPDIAHEILFARDDLVSEHLGVSVTAFRAEMERRGSFLATVNALRSTGRSLRKFTRHMVSGDAGPFGENDLMDPDHVPSSLLEGFGSLVNGLVMWPVSRVYPTVVSHIASWALPDRDAGDNTD; this is translated from the coding sequence ATGACGGCGGTCGGACAGAGCGGTCAGGTGCTGGTGCCTGGCGTGACGTGCTGGCGCACCGAACGCGCCGGGCGCTTCAGCCGTATCGTCGACGGCGCCGACTACCTCTATTACGTCAAGGAGGCGATGCTCGGCGCGCGCCGACGGATCATGCTGATCGGCTGGGACCTCGACGCCCGCACCGCCTTCGAGCCCACCGGGGCGTCGCTGAGCGGTCCCAACCATCTCGGGCTGTTCCTGACCTGGCTGGTGTGGCGGCGCCCCGAGCTCGAGATCTACCTGCTCAAGTCCAATCTGAAGCTGCTGCCCGCGCTCGACGGCTTCTGGTTCGGCGTCACCCCGGTGTCGCTGGTGAATCGGCTCACCCTGCCGCGCATGCATTTCGCCGTCGACGGCGCCCGCCCGACCGGCGCGGTGCACCACCAGAAGATCGTCGTCATCGACGACGCGGTGGCGTTCTGCGGCGGCATCGACCTCACCCTCGGCCGCTGGGACAGGCGCGAACACGCGCGCCACGATCACGGCCGCTCGGCGGCAGGGCACACTTACGGCCCCCGGCACGAGGTCGCCGCGGTGGTCGACGACGACGCCGCGAAGGCGCTGGCCGATCAGGCGCGACAGCGGTGGCACGACGCGACCGGTCTGACGCTGCACCCGGTGACCGCCGAGGGACCGGTGTGGCCGCGCGGACTGAACCCCGCGGTGCGCGACGTCGACGTCGCGATCGCCCGCACACTGCCCCGACTGCGCACCCGGCCGGAGGTCCGCGAAGTCGAGGCGCTCGACCTCGCCGCGATCGCCCAGGCGCGGTCGGTCATCTACCTGGAGAACCAGTACCTGGCGTCGAGGCGGCTGGCCGATGCGCTCGCCGCGCGCCTGCGCGAGCCCGACGGCCCCGAGGTCGTGATCGTGCTGCCCCGCAGTTCGGAGAGCCGGCTCGAGCAGGAGTCCATGGACAGCGCCCGCGAGCGACTCCTGCGCGAGTTGTGGAATGCCGACATACACAACCGATTCGGCGTCTACTGGCCCGTCACCACCGGCGGCATGTCGGTCTACGTCCATTCCAAGGTGATGGTCATCGACGATCGGCTGCTGCGGATCGGGTCGTCGAACCTGAACAACCGCTCGCTCGGCTTCGACAGCGAGTGCGACGTCGCGATCGAGGCCGGCGACCGCCCGGACATCGCTCACGAAATCCTGTTCGCCCGAGACGATCTGGTCTCCGAACACCTGGGGGTGTCGGTGACCGCGTTCCGCGCGGAGATGGAGCGACGCGGATCGTTCCTGGCCACCGTCAACGCTCTGCGCAGCACGGGGCGATCGCTGCGAAAGTTCACACGGCACATGGTCTCCGGTGACGCAGGGCCCTTCGGGGAGAACGATCTGATGGATCCCGACCACGTTCCCTCCTCCCTGCTGGAGGGTTTCGGCAGCCTGGTCAACGGTCTGGTGATGTGGCCGGTGTCGCGGGTG